CATCCTGAGATGAATAGACCGTTTTTGCATCAGGCATTACTGTTGAATTTTCATGCTCGTAGCGACCAATCGTGTAGTGTTTAACCGGCACAGGAGCAGCGTCGAGAGGCTTACTGATTTCAACGATGTAGCCGAAATCGTAGGGGTTAGCAGGTGTATCAGCTAAGTCCCAGACTGGGGTCGTGCTGCCTGGCTTGTTCCAATCAGGGTGAGTTGTTGTATCAACTTTTGTGCTGATAACCCATTCTTCAGAAGTTAATGGTGTTCCCCATGGAGAAACAGAACCAAAACAGTTAGCACCTGTACCTTGTACAGCGGCAAAGTCGACCATCATTGCATCCAGAACAGTCCATTTACCATCTTCTTTCTTCAGATGCATCCGGCTCATACCTCCAGGGCGATCTTCCCAGTTGGTATATAAGTAACCTTCATTCGTTTTGTTCGGAATAGGCAAGTATGCATTGAAGTCCGGCATATCGGTTTCTGTGACTTCAGCGCTATTATCCAGCTTTCGGATACTACCTAACTTACCTTCTGGTTGGGTACCACCATTATTAGCAGCGTCACCGTTCTGACCCAGAATTTTATATTGGCCGTAAGCTGTCTGCACCAGCTGCATTTCTGCCCCGATAGGCACTGGCAGGTTAATTTTGTCGGTTGGAATCTCATTGAAGCTAAACCCTTCAATGACACCTACCGTTCCTTTATTGTATGGCGTTGCGTTTCCATCAGTTTCGACGTTTGCACTGGAAGGATGTTGCGCATTGAAGAACAGATCGCCATTTTCCGTCATAAACATGCCGGTTACTTCTGCACCCGTTGGAACAGTTGCAATACGGGTCAAACGACCAGTAACTGTACCATCAGCACCTTTTTCACCATCGGCGCCGTTACCACCATCAGTACCCGGAGCACCTACCTGGCCAGCTGCTCCGTCCGTACCATCATCGCCTGAACCACAAGCTGCCAAAGCACTGGCAGCCATCGCAATCATCAGGGCTTTGTATAAACCGCTTTTGTTAAATTCCATCATCGTTCTCTCTCAAGAGCTAAGCTTTAATTCGGAGCGAGCAGGCTAAGAGAGAAAAATTACAATAACGAGACACGAATATTTCAGAAATATAGCAATTGTATTTCTCTGAAAATATTGTGATGCCAATTAGTACCGGCGGACATATACCACAACCCGGCGATTCGCCGGCCTTAACTGTTCCAGGGAGAGATTGTCTGTGTTTTCTTTGGGGCGGCTATCAGCAAAACCTGACGCCTTTAAACGCTCTTTCTCCAATCCTTGTGATAACAGATATTTGACGACATTGGTCGCACGAGCAGACGACAACTCCCAATTAGATGGAAATTTTTGCGTTGCAATCGGCAGGTCGTCGGTGTGCCCTTCGACCTCAATCATATGACTGGAGTGGCTTGTACTACGGATAACCCGACTCACTTCTTCAAGCAATGGCAACGCATCTGTTTTGATATCCGCCGAGCCAGAATCGTACAAAGCAACATTGGCAAACTCAACTTTTACTCCCTTGTTATCGAGTACAACCGACAACTGATCCTGGAGTCCTTGTTGTTCAATGTATTCATCAAGTCCCTTTTTAATATCGGTGAAAGGAGTCGGCTTGTCTTCATTTGTGATCACTTCCGACAGACCTTCTTTTAAAGCCTCGACCTTACCCTCGTTAAGATCACTGACGGCCAGAATCATGACAAAAAAAGCCAATAATAAAGTAATGGCATCCGAATAGGTGACCAACCAGGAGCTGGCAGAGTCATCAAAGTTAGGGCGCCGTCGACGCAACCCTCTTGATTTCACAGACTCCTGCATCAGAAGTCCTCAACAACGGGTCGTAGTCTGGACGTTGGATGTAAATAAGCGTTCAAACGGTCCTGAATAAACATGGGATCTCGTTTTTCAGCCAGCAACACAAAACCTTCCGTCACTAGTTGGTTGCGGAAATACCAGGTTTCCTGCTTTTCAGTAACCTGATTGGCTGCGGGTTTAAAAAATAGATTCGATAACACCACACCGTAGAGTGTTGTGATTAACGCCAACGCCAAACCTTTCCCCAAAGCGGCCATATCACCGTTCATATTATCAAGCATAATAATCAGGCCAATAATGGTACCCACCATTCCGAAACCTGGGGCATAAACAGCCATAGTATTAAGCACCTTTGCCTCAAGCGTATGACGCTGCCAGGCAGCATCTGATTCATCGGTGAGCATCATGCGAATATCATTGTTTTTGTAGCCACTTCCCATCAATTCGATACCGTTGCGAATAAAATCATCTTTTAGCTCTTTCTCTGTAAGGCTACTTTCCAAAGCAGTGATACCGCCTGATCGATAAACCGTACTCCACTCAACAAACCGGGCAGCCAGTTTAGTCAGATGTGGTTGAGAAGTTGGGGCGTGGAAGAATGTGGCCACCAGGCAACGTACTGCAATCAAAACATCTTTGGTGGAGTAACTGATTAATGAGGCGGCAACCGTACTGCCTAATACCAGTGCAAAGCTCGATAAACTAATGAAAATCTGGTAATTCTCTGTACTGCTGGCGACAGCAAATACAAATAAACTGATGCCAGCAATAAAACCAATTAGTGTACTGAAGGAAAACATAAATGGCTCTTGTTATCGTTATTCGGATTCAACAACATCTTCGCCTGTCGGCGTTGAGATAGGAGTCAATTCTTCCATAGAAAATCTCCCTTCCCGAAGCAAACCGCGCATGATTGATACAACCTGTTGTCGAGCGACCTCAACATGATCTAGCGTTGCTTCACTTTCCTGAATTTTAAGCTCAGCAATGACTGCTGTTCTTAATTTTCCGGGTAAAGCCGATAAAACATGACGTTTAAACTCAGTGGAACAGTGA
The Saccharospirillaceae bacterium genome window above contains:
- a CDS encoding DUF839 domain-containing protein, whose product is MMEFNKSGLYKALMIAMAASALAACGSGDDGTDGAAGQVGAPGTDGGNGADGEKGADGTVTGRLTRIATVPTGAEVTGMFMTENGDLFFNAQHPSSANVETDGNATPYNKGTVGVIEGFSFNEIPTDKINLPVPIGAEMQLVQTAYGQYKILGQNGDAANNGGTQPEGKLGSIRKLDNSAEVTETDMPDFNAYLPIPNKTNEGYLYTNWEDRPGGMSRMHLKKEDGKWTVLDAMMVDFAAVQGTGANCFGSVSPWGTPLTSEEWVISTKVDTTTHPDWNKPGSTTPVWDLADTPANPYDFGYIVEISKPLDAAPVPVKHYTIGRYEHENSTVMPDAKTVYSSQDDDGGVLFKFVADTAEDLSSGTLYGAKLTQDAGKNDPAVTGFDVEWVALASSDNATIEAWINEFDGIGTDQWEDGKTSYMTVKDVEAWAAWVKAGRPATGYTYPTIENGGGKVTAGEPMDDRSAFLESRQAARQLGATAEWRKLEGIAINHNRVKEAVTGEDLIADEKVTAAYLYMGNADTDKTMIDETGDIKLSSRVKDCGTIYRAKILNDYNIDRIDPVLTGSTYRTKLSGADKCDVNGITNPDNVIVLNNGNILIGEDASSNRDNDTLWMYEPNK
- a CDS encoding OmpA family protein; this translates as MQESVKSRGLRRRRPNFDDSASSWLVTYSDAITLLLAFFVMILAVSDLNEGKVEALKEGLSEVITNEDKPTPFTDIKKGLDEYIEQQGLQDQLSVVLDNKGVKVEFANVALYDSGSADIKTDALPLLEEVSRVIRSTSHSSHMIEVEGHTDDLPIATQKFPSNWELSSARATNVVKYLLSQGLEKERLKASGFADSRPKENTDNLSLEQLRPANRRVVVYVRRY
- a CDS encoding MotA/TolQ/ExbB proton channel family protein; this translates as MFSFSTLIGFIAGISLFVFAVASSTENYQIFISLSSFALVLGSTVAASLISYSTKDVLIAVRCLVATFFHAPTSQPHLTKLAARFVEWSTVYRSGGITALESSLTEKELKDDFIRNGIELMGSGYKNNDIRMMLTDESDAAWQRHTLEAKVLNTMAVYAPGFGMVGTIIGLIIMLDNMNGDMAALGKGLALALITTLYGVVLSNLFFKPAANQVTEKQETWYFRNQLVTEGFVLLAEKRDPMFIQDRLNAYLHPTSRLRPVVEDF